The DNA segment CAGCATCGCATGGGGCAGCATGGCTTGGCTCAGCACGgggcagcacagctcagcatggcatggcatggggTGGCACGGCATGGCATGTGGCAGCACGGCATGGCACTGGGAAGCATGGCTCTGAATGGTATGGCACGGCACGGGGTGGCACAACATGGCACGGGGCAGCATGGCTCAGCACGGCATGGCACGGGGCTGCATGGCATGGCACAGGGTGGCACAGTATGGCACGGGGTGGCACGGGCtcagcatggcatggcatggggCTGCATGGGGCTGCATGGGATGGCACAGGGTGGCACAGCTCggcatggcatggcacggcatggcacggaatggcatggcatggcatggcatggggTGGCATGGCACAGTTTGGCACGGGTCAGCACGGCTCGGCACAAGGCAGCAGAGCTCGGCACGGCtcagcacggctcggcacggctcctCTCGGCACTCCGCCGGTCCGCCGGGGGGAGCTGTTACCGGTGCGGGGCTCTGGGCCCCGTTTCCCATCCGGAGCTCTTTACCagccgtgccgggccgtgccgggccgagccgagccgagccgtaCCGGGGCGGGTCCCGGCAGCGCCGTAAGATGGCGGCCAGGGAGGAGGCGCTGAGGGAGTTCGTGGCCGTGACGGGCGCCGAGGAGGAGCGGGCCCGCTTCTTCCTCGAGTCGGCCGGCTGGGATCTGCAGGTAGCCCCCGGCCCCGTCACCTCGGGGCTTGGCTGAAGGGTCCCCGCTGAAGGGAGGGCTCGGCCCCATCTCCGCGACCCCCTTGGGGGTGCTCGAcctctctccccccttcccctcctcgccccccaAGGAGCCCcctcagcacccatgggtgctgccaGGCCGCCTTTGGGTGCTGCCAGGCCGCTGTTTTGGGGGCTGGGATGAGCCGTGGTGGTGGCTGCCCTTGTGTTAACAGAGCCCAAGCATTGCCTGGGCTTCCAAATCCCATAAAACGGCTTCAGCGACGGCGTCCCTCAAGAGATGTGTTATTATTGCCGTGGGTTTGGGGTGCCCAGGGATGGTTGCTGCCCTCCTGGATAATTCCCCGTGTGTTTTTTTGCAGATTGCGCTCGCCAGTTTCTACGAGGACGGGGGCGACGAGGACATCCTGACCCTTCCCCAGCCGGCACCCAGCGCCGTGTCCAGAGGCACCGGGGCCAGGTGAGGGGGGAGCTCTGGCTGACGTGTTCACCAAGGCTTTTTAAAACCTCACAGCGATTAATCCCATCAAAACCCATGCTCTGCCTAAAGCACGGGTGCTAGATATTTATTCTGAAACTCCGCAGTGCTTTTAGATTTAATTCACCCTATATGACTCCAGAAATTGTGAAAATATCCACTTTTCTACATCGCAAGCACGGGTGTTATTCCACAGCTGATCTATAGGCCAGTTAGAGTAATGCGCTTCATTGCTCAggaaaaaattgtgttttgagGTTAGAAGACAATCAGGCAGTCGGTAACACTTGTATTTAAGCAGGTTGTATATCCAcgggaaaaatattttcagattttgtgttGCACCAGATTAAGagttttacaaaaataagttaaataatTTGTCCCTACCAAATTCCTGTGCTAGGAGTTCTCAGACTGGATTTCTCAATCTCTCAGGGGAATGCTACTTTTAAAGAGAAGGGGTTACTGGCTGTATGGTGAGGACAAAGCGCTCGTATTTCAGACTTTGAGTAAATTCCATACTGCTGAAGAACCATTATTTTGCCTCAGACCACAGGAGCGTTGTTGGAGGCTGGCCTTTACTGGGGCCTGGCAGAGCAACCTGTGTCTGTACAGGTTTGGAAATGACTGCCCTCTGAAAGAGGCAACCGAATCCATTACGTGACAGGGAAGATGACTGAGGAGTTACCTCATCTGCTGGGCCTGCAGCCACCTTCCGAGCCTCCTCGGGTGCTCTCGCTGTTGTTTTTGGTTGCGGTGATTGCTACAGATGCCCAAGAACTTTGTTCACTGCTTGGTTACACCAGCGCTGACCTGTGATCTCATTCAGACCCTAAAAGTAGAGCAGAGTCAAACCTAACATGCCgtgctcagcagcttctgcGCACGTGGTTGAGCTGTGTCATGGGGCTGACGTGCTTTGATTGACTTTTGCAGTGACCATCGAGTAACGTCGTTTAGAGACCTTGTTCATGCACAGGAGGATGATGACGAAGAGGAAGAGGGACAGCGGTAAGTTTTCAGTCAAAGAATTAAaaccctgccttttttttttttttttatggcttgCTGCATGCGTACaggttatttttcaaaagcagatttAAGCAGATGTGTCATTCCTGTGCAGAAAAATCTCAGGTCTGACCCAAACTTTGGTCAGTGTAAATTCTGTGTGCGAGCACGTGCTCCATGTTGCTGTATAAACACCTTTTTTCATCTCTCATTTTTGCTGTTGAGAGAAAGTCTGAGGTAGGATGTGGGAACCCTTGGGGAAAAAACCCAAATCATCACCACTTGTGTCCCTGGAGAACAGAAATGTGGGAATAACGCAGggactgtttttcattttgcttgtcTGTGTGGCTTTAAGCGCTGCTTAAGGAGAACATAATGGAATGTGgaggtggaaaggaaaaatgtaggTCCCTTTTTTCAGTGGGGACGTGGCCCACTAGCAGAGAAGTTTTCCCCTGTGTCAGCTGCAAGTAGTTGCAAACACTTAAGGTTAACGGGCAAGGTAAATTGAATGGAACTGATGTAACTAGAAGTGGCTCGGTATAGGTAGGCCACCTGGTCTTCTGCACTCAGCTGTGAGCTCTGTATGTGTTGGAAACCAGCTGGAATCTAATCAACCCAATCTTCCAGAAGTGTTTAATTGCACTTCATTGAGTGTGTGTTTATTGCTTTCTGCTCAGTCCTGTCCCATGTGCTCTGAACTTTCAGCACAGTGTTAATACCTTCCCTCCAAGTACCAGTTATTTCCTCAGTGAGTAAGGCCGTTTCCTGTAGTCATTGCCTGCCTTCTTCCATCTGAGAGGTCAGAGACCTGCTAAAAGTCTCGTGTGAAGTTAGTAGCCTGGCTGGGACTAGACTGATAAAGCTCTTCCAGTGCTAGACTATATCTCTTTCTAGGTCTGAGAGAGTCGTTATCGTTTCATGACTGCTGATCAGTGGGTAACTTTACAATTTCCTGAGGCAcagagacttttatttttatttatatcagtTACTGTAAGTGGCAGATACACTGGTCATAACTAATATTTGTGGATTCAAACTGTTTCATTAAGCTGCACAAAAGTGCACAACTAATTCCTGGTATAAAACTGCTGAatcctggagaagctgtggtCCAGTCTTACCCAGCAGCGGTGTGCTTTCTGTCTAGGTTTTATGCTGGTGGCTCAGAGAGAAGTGGACAGCAGATCGTTGGTCCTCCAAGGAAGAAGAGTCCCAACGAGCTGGTGGAAGATCTCTTCAAAGGAGCGAAGGAGCACGGTGCTGTGGCCGTTGATCGGACAGCCAAAAGCAGCGGCGAGAGCAGCAAGCCTAAAGTGAGGAgtgctgagttttttttttcccctctttcagttGTTTTATGTTGTAGCCATCTGTGTGTGGTTCCCACTGTGGCAGCTGTTGGGTACTGTGGAGTcctgaaactattttaaaagaaagtgaagTGTGGGTTTGGCTGTTAGTGCAGCTCTAATTCATGTGTCGTAGTGGCAAGAAAAGTCACTTTGAGCCATATTTACTGACTGTTCCATGCTGGTCACTGTGCCTGCAGAGTGGCAGATGTTGCTGCTACCCTGAGGGCCTCCCTGTTCTTCAGAACGGTGttggggaaggagaagcaagCTGTGCTGGCTCTGTGTCACCCTGTAACCTCTTTGCCTGTCTCTCTTACAGCCTTTTGCAGGGGGAGGATATCGCCTTGGGGCTACTCCAGAGGAAGAGTCTGCCTATgtggcaggggagaggaggcagagctCTGTTCAGGATGTGAGTAGCTCTCTGGTCTGTTTTGTAGATGTCACTGTAGATGTCATTTCTCTGCTATAGCTACAAAGCTTGTGAGCCAGAGAATATAAAGGTTGACTGCAATTCAGGAGGATGGTAAACCCCACTTCTTGTGGGATTTCtgactggggggaaaaaatagcccATACTTGAGACTTGGGTAAGCAGTTTTCTCGTGAACTTCTGGTTAAGAATTTGCGTGTTCCTTAGAAGCATGGGGATCTTTTCTCAGCCTCTGTACTGTGATTATATGGATTGTGAAAAGTGCTGTGCAAAGAGCACTGCGCAGTAAAGCTGCTTTATTCATTGAAGAGATGCAGAGCTGACAACATCAGTACACGATCCTCCTGTGCTTGGGTTGTGAGCAAATATCCTTGGTGAGAGCTTGGTTTGGCCTCGTTGTCTGACATACCTTGGGCTTTTCAGCCATATTCATCAGCAAAGGGGTCTGTGTTGTCACCTTCTAGGAGCTGATGCATGACCACTCCATAGCCAACgcttcagattttttcctcactgctgAATGTACTGATCAAGACGAACCTTGCTGgagtgttttctgcagcttgaAATTCCCTGCCAGtcagcagcttttctctttgcGTCCAGTTATTCTTAGTATGATGTTTAGTGAGGCTGATTGTTGTTTGGGGACTGCTGCAGGTGCATGTTGTACTGAAGCTCTGGAAGAGTGGATTCAGCCTGGACAGCGGAGAACTGAGGAGCTACCAGGATCCATCCAATGCCCAGTTTCTTGATGACATCCGCAGAGGGTATGTAGCAAGAGGGCAGTGAAAGAAGGGCTGTATTTTGAAACACAGGTGTTTGTGGAATCCACATTGGTGAATCAATGGTGCATTTGTCCTGAGCTTTCTTACAAGGGCTAGGTTCTTAATGTGTAAACGAAGGGAGGGCAGACTGGAAGATCTACTTCAAATGAATTGGGAAGTGGCGCTGGTTTGTATGGGGCCTTGAGGTTTTGAAGTGAACAAACACTTTCACGTTTGGGCTGAGAATTTCTGATGTGTCATGTCACTTCTGGTAAGGGTCAGGGAAAAGTAACCTTTAGCTTGTGTCTGTCAGTGGGGAGGTGTGCACCTGCTTTGTTAGTTAGCAGGAGCACACAGTAATTCCTGAAATTCAGACATCTATGGTTGTATTGGGTTCTGTGGCAGGTGCTGTTCCTGACTTGCTTTTTCAGGACAATTTTATTGGACACTGTCATTGCAGGGAAGTCCCAGCAGAGCTGCGCAGGTTAGCACGAGGCGGGCAGGTGAACCTGGATATGGAGGATCACCGTGATGAGGAGTACGTGAAACCTAAAAGTGTCTTCAAAGCTTTTACTGGAGAAGGACAAAAACTGGGCAGGTGAGGAAACAGCAGCGCTGTTTtgatctgtgtgtgtgtgatgtgaGAAAGtcacttcagattttttgtGGGATGAGCCTACTGACTTGTCTTCCTGAAGAGAAGGTACTCAGTGCCTGTGGTCTGTGAGGTATTCCTCTAACAAAAAATGGGGCTTGGCTATGTGTGCTGTGGGATCTTTTAGTGGCAGGAGGCAGTTCTCCAGTCTGGAACCACTACGGCGTGTCGTGTAGAAGCAGGGCATGCTTGTTATGatgctgctgttctgtgtgGCTGTGCAGAACCAAGCTGTGGTGCTGTAACAGATGATGATAGGGGCGAAGTTACAGCCAAGTGCTCACCGAATCCTGAATTCTCATTTCCAACCTATACTGACATCTCTTGCTTAGGAGCCCTAGTAGTTGGGCCCGGCAGGTGATAAGCTCACTGCCTGATTCGTGGCACCCTGCAGCCAGGTGagtggtttggtttttaacAACTCTCTTTGTGTCTTCCTGTTCTCAGCACTGCACCTCAGGTGTTGGGCACCAGCTCgccagcccagcaggcagagaaTGAAGCCAAAGCCAGTTCTGCCATCACTATTGATGAGTCGGAGCCCGTCACCAACATCCAAATCCGGCTCGCTGATGGTGGGCGACTGGTCCAGAAATTTAATCATAATCACAGGTACAAAGGCAACAGGAAACACAGGTTACTAACTGGGAAGGCCTGAATGACACTGCGAACTGTGCACAGATGGAGCAGATGTTAGAATCCTGACTAGCCTGCTAAAGGGAGCTCTGGGGATCCTTCTGTATAGGTGAATAGGAATAAAATTATTGTGGGGTTTTAAGGCAGATGCTGACTGTTGGAAGGATAGGGTTTGCTTTCCAAATAGTGATGGATTGTAGGCAACGATGCTGTGTGTGGCAGCTTCAGTATGAACAGCAGAACTTTTGTTAATGTCAGCTATAAGAAAAGCTAAAACTATTCAGAGGGCTTTAGAATCTATCAGATAATTAGGAATTGGTTTTGTTATTCTGTCAGTTCATACTTCTGCTGGGTTTTCCCCTATATTGATTGTAGCACCAAGGTGTGCTCTTAAACAGCTTGGTTTGCTTGTCAAGGTGGCTGACATACCCTACTGATTTGTTAGAGTTCTGTCTTAAAGTCCTTCTCAACTACCTGATCTTGGAGAACGTGGCTGTTTGTCCATGCTTGTTCTTCTTATCTCCATAAGAGAATCAAGTACACTTCCGAAAGTTACAGAAACCTTCCTCTGGGATCAGGTGCAGGAAATAGATCCAGCGTCACTGTTGTGACTGCTCTTGGGAGCTGAAATCATCTAGGTTATGCTGTGAGTGATGGGCACAGCTGCTTATAGCAGCTTAGCATCAAGCAATTTATTAATCTGTTCGTCTTGAGGGCCTCGAACCCTTCAGTTTCAAAACCACAGAAGATGGGCAGCATAAAAGAACATCCTGCTGAGAATCTTTAACCTCTAAAGCAGCTTATTTCATTAAACAGGAGCCTGTAGAGAAGTAccttaaatcacagaattgtgtGGCTGTGGTCTCTATTGTTACCTGGAAAGCAAGAGCCATGAGTGCAGGGTTGCAGACTCTGGAAAGGGTGAATTTAGGCTTTTGTTGTGCAATTCTCCGGGATGCTCAATAACAGGATTGCCCTTGTGTGTTTGATCCCTCTGCACAGGATCCGTGACATCCGGCTCTTCATAGTCGATGCCCGGCCAGCGATGGCTGCGACCAGCTTCGTCCTGATGACCACCTTCCCAAATAAAGAGCTGACTGATGAGAACCAAACCCTGAAGGAAGCCAACCTGCTCAACGCTGTCATCGTTCAGCGGTTAACATAAAGGAACCCACCTCTCGCCACACGCCTGCTCGCAGTGCGCATGCGTCGTCTCGTCCTGTGCGTGCACCTGCGCCGTGCAAACACAGGCTCACATCTCCTCATAGCTCTGGGTTCTTAGGTCTTGGTTGGACTCTTTTCTCTTTAGTTGCGTTTcccatttgttttgttctgtttttttttttgtttttttttttttttggtgatgatCAGtggactttaaaataaataaacgaaACGAACCCGTTTTgaaaggagctgcagcctgttgTGCCACACGTTCTCCCAGGAGAGTTGAGTTACCTTTGTGTtgcatttctgtgctctttAGAGGGGAGGAAGGTACTGGGGGCAAGGGAGCTCTCAGAGCAGTTTCCTTCCATGCCAATCAGCTGCTCATCACAATCTGTTACTCTCCTCCAGGGCCTGCTGCAAAGTACTCCCTTTATTTTTGCACATTAAATATAAACTGCACAAGAATGGGTGATCTTATTGTCAGGATGACGGTTACGCTGCTGTAAAAAAGCACTGTGGGGgaaatgtttgtgaaacagTTACTGCTCAACGTGGAAAAAGCTCTGCCTGTGTGCAGGTGCAAAAGTTAGCACTATTCCTGGccttttctgaagagaaagtCCTGACTTTCCTGTCCTCAGCAGAACTCTTAGGGGTGTTCACAGCAGCACCcacctgctctgcctgcacttcCTCCAGCAGTCCAGACCGACTGCAGCTTTAATTTGCTGTATTGCATTTCTTTGAGAAATCCAActtgctgctgattttttttttaattatttcagagaaGGCACAAAGCTGAATCAGCTTGAAGTGACTGAAAGTACAAGGCAAATGGTCTTAATGGAAAGCAAATTTTATCTTACGATGAATTATCATTGTGTTGGAAACTTTTCAGGTGAAAAGCTCAAGGCTGTAGTACCCTTtggtttatttcctttcatctgCTGAGGACCACACAGCCAAACGCCTGGATTTTTCCACCTTTAGTCTGTCCGCTGGTTGTGTTTTGGGCTCAggtctccatttttttccttttctttgaccAGAATCCTGCGGGTCAATTCATTGCTGTTAGACGAGGGGCTGGTAGCTCTGGCATAGATAGCATCACACGTGCGAGTTGCCATCTAGCGTCGTGCCACGGCACTTTGCACTGATCCAAAGCGTGCTTACTGCCCTAGCCCCAGGCTTTGGAGCCGAGCTGAACCGTAGGTATCCAAACGTCACAGGTATCCCGACGTCAGCCGACTGGGAGCTGCGCTGACACCACGGTATCGTATGAAAGGGGCTGGCTTGCAGCCATGCCCAGTGTTACAGCGTGCAGTCCTCTTGCCTTAGTCAccctggagctctgcagctccaaCCCTTCATGCTCTGAACTTCCAGGTCCTCGCCTTGGCGGGGCAGAGGACGAGCTGTGGGTGCGTGCAGCCTGGGGAGGGCCAGCGGGTTGGGCAGGTTGAGCACGAGGAACCCGCTTGGCTGGATGCGTTAATGCAAAGCTGCAGGAGTACCAGACCTT comes from the Aythya fuligula isolate bAytFul2 chromosome 16, bAytFul2.pri, whole genome shotgun sequence genome and includes:
- the NSFL1C gene encoding NSFL1 cofactor p47, whose product is MAAREEALREFVAVTGAEEERARFFLESAGWDLQIALASFYEDGGDEDILTLPQPAPSAVSRGTGASDHRVTSFRDLVHAQEDDDEEEEGQRFYAGGSERSGQQIVGPPRKKSPNELVEDLFKGAKEHGAVAVDRTAKSSGESSKPKPFAGGGYRLGATPEEESAYVAGERRQSSVQDVHVVLKLWKSGFSLDSGELRSYQDPSNAQFLDDIRRGEVPAELRRLARGGQVNLDMEDHRDEEYVKPKSVFKAFTGEGQKLGSTAPQVLGTSSPAQQAENEAKASSAITIDESEPVTNIQIRLADGGRLVQKFNHNHRIRDIRLFIVDARPAMAATSFVLMTTFPNKELTDENQTLKEANLLNAVIVQRLT